The nucleotide window GGACACGCTCGCCACGATTGGCAAGAACAGCCTGGCCATCTACATCCTCCACGGTTTCGTCGTCCGCGCCCTCCAACCGGTCCTCGACGACAGCCGCAATGTCCTCCACGACGCCTTCGTCCTCCTCATCTGCGTGGCCCTGGCCATCGCCTGGACCGGGCTGCTGGCGTGGTCGCCGTTCGAAAGGGCCCTGCGGTGGTGGTCCTCGACCATCACTCGGTTGCTGCTCATGCCGTTCCCGTTCCTGCGACCGAAGTCGGAGCGCAACGGCCGCGGTGGCCGTGGCAGCCGTGGTGATGCGGTGGGTGCGCGCGGCGCGAGTGCCGGTTCCGGCGGCGCGGCAGGAGGTGCGAGTTACGGCACTGATGCGGGTGCCGACTACGACGCGGGTTACGGCTACGCGGACGCGGCAAGTGCCGGTTACCGCGATTTTCCCGGCGATGCCTACAGTGAGGGCGACGGGCCGGATCGCCGCGGCCTCGGGCTCACTCCCCCGCCGGGCACCGGCTACCAGAACACCGTCGCATACGAACAGTCCCCCGCCCAGCATCCGTTCCCCGCCCAGCACCCGTTCCCCGGAAGCGGCGACAGCGCCGGGCAGACGGTCGGTCACCCCGGTGATCAGCAGTGGGGCACGTCTCCGGCCGGCGCCGAGCAGTATCCGCTGCCCGGCTCTCACCAGGTGCCGCAGAACAACGCGACGTACGAATCCACGCAGGAAGTTCCTGCCGACGCCGCCCAGCGGCCCGCACCCTACCGCCGTCTGCCGGTCTACCTCGGGGCATACTCGGACGACGAGAACTGACCGAACCGGTCACCTAACTCCTGCTGCCGCGGCCACTGGGCTGCCGCCTCGGCGATGAGCGGTCGCGCCTCGCCGGCAGTGTGCCACGTCCACCCCGGTCCCGCCTCGGCGATGAGGATTCCTCGTTGACGTTTCGCGTCGCCTCACGACGGATTATGTCAATGTGACGCACATCGTGACCGCGGCCGGTGGTGTGATACCAGAGTCCGGGCCCTCGCCC belongs to Brevibacterium spongiae and includes:
- a CDS encoding acyltransferase family protein, giving the protein MSTRDFRIDRAKGILIFLVVLGHLLARTSPWDSPILGAPMYFIYMFHMPAFVFLAGITAKSNRLAERVLTYFVLLATVLPLMWVWMWAFGLNPDYDFLRPFWYTWFLLSMAWWMITVPFIERFPRTMLVASLVLGLFGGILPILDTELSAARTMAFWPFFVLGKLYGKQIIDWAGSLAIWQKLCLSAAALGTVGYFYLDQVDYNWLYGSLNFAHFDVSVPEGVGLRLIVDIGAVLLTLALLSWLSNTKDTLATIGKNSLAIYILHGFVVRALQPVLDDSRNVLHDAFVLLICVALAIAWTGLLAWSPFERALRWWSSTITRLLLMPFPFLRPKSERNGRGGRGSRGDAVGARGASAGSGGAAGGASYGTDAGADYDAGYGYADAASAGYRDFPGDAYSEGDGPDRRGLGLTPPPGTGYQNTVAYEQSPAQHPFPAQHPFPGSGDSAGQTVGHPGDQQWGTSPAGAEQYPLPGSHQVPQNNATYESTQEVPADAAQRPAPYRRLPVYLGAYSDDEN